TGGTCTCGTGTTGCTCTGTGCTTGATATTCTCCTCcctttatatatattttgcCACAATTTCAGGTAAGCTTTTTGGTGTGGTGCAAACGAAGGCTAACACTTGGGTGTTTAGGACTCTTGCGCAGGGAGCCTCTTTGCTCTTAGCTTCGGGTGTTGGGTTGTAAATCATTCTAAGCAATCCCCTTGtaattgctttttatatttataattaaTAACATGCCTTTTAATAGTTCAGATACAATAACCTACTGTAGCAATCTAATGGCATGTGTAGGGAGAGGCGAGGCCCAGCGTCTCCGCCTGGTGCCGGCTGTACGGAGTACAAAGCCCCGGCGTCCTGCGCCGTCGGTAATGACCGGTGGGTGCCTCCTCTCGGGTACCGGCGGGTCGGTCCTTGCTGAGCCGTTAGACGGGGAACGCCGGGGGCAGCCCCCGTGCTCCCTCCGAAAGGCCGAGTAAAGGTTCCTTGGTAACCAGCGTGCGTCCCTGGTGTGGTGAtttcggggaaaaaaaaaccccaaaaaacaaaaaaccaaagcatcCGGGGCTGCGGGCGGGAGGTTTCACGGGAGACCGGCCGGTTTTGGGTGGGTTGGAGTTCgggtgtttgggggggagggaggttGGGGCGGGGGTGGTGACGCGCTGTGCAGGGAGCTCCGCCCCACAGGCAGCCATTGGCTCGGGGGCGGGGCGACGAGGCAGCCGGTTTGTGTCGCTTCTCGCCGTTGGCCGAGCCCGGGGGTCTCCCCGCAAAGCGCGGCGGGGAttggcggcggggcggcggcccTCAGGCGGGGGCAGCATGGCGGGCGGCGAGAGCTGGAGGGTGAGCGGGGCGGGGGACGGCGGCGGGGGCTGAGGGCCGGGGCGGCTCGGCGCGGCTCAGCCCGGTatctctgcccccccccgcagccgccGCGGTTGTGCGAGGACTACTGGTGGGAGTGGAAGCACTGCCGCGGGCTGCGGCACGCCTTCCACCACTACTACGCGCACGGGGAGCTGCCGGCCTGCGGCCGCTGGCGCGACGACTACGAGGCCTGCCGCGCCTGGGAGAGGggccgagccgccgccgcgcagGTACCGCCCGGGCCCCTGAGGGCTCTCTAGGCCGCTGCTGGTGGGGGCAGAAACGCCGCAGCCGCCTGCGGGCGAGCGGTGTCGGCGGTCACCTCGGCGGGTGGGTCTGGGAAAGCAGGCGTCCGCTCGGGGTGAGGGGGGAGATGGTCTTAACGTGCAGCgggagggctggcagcctgctgctggAAAAGATCTTGATTTCAGTTACTGTGACGCTCCCTAATACGAGAAGCTGCCGCCTCACAGGCAAAAAGTATTCCTGGGTGTCCAGAAATGCTCCTGGCTACAGCCCTGTGAACACTGGAAGACGAGAGCCCCGCAGCACATCCTTTCGGCCACCTAGGACAACTTCTGGCGGGGAGGGTAGCGCATAAGCGGTAGTTTTCTTCCTAATGGAGGAGTCAGAGGCAGAATGTAAATGTGACATAGTTAAAAGCTTGTATCCTGGCTTACTTAGGTAGCATTTGGCACTTCTATTTAAGCATGATAAATTCCTGTTCTTCATTTTATCTCAAATAGTCACAGCAGGAAATAAGCTCTGTAAGACTGAACATCGAACACTACTgtggtaatatttttttcctgtatttcaggaaGCTTTGTGCAAGAGTGAAAGAGCTCGAGttatggaaaaacagaaatatgctCCAGTGTGGACGCTCAGGAAGAGTCCACCACCAGAGTGGTATCTTCCACTTGACCAAGACAAACAAAATTAGCAAGactgttttgctgtgtttggtCAGTAATGTAATGCACAGTGCAGAActatgctgggtttttttaattccatgtcATCTTGAAATTACACAACTGTAGCTCTGTCCTGCAATACTTTAGTACTCACTTAAAAATACTGGGTGTTTAAATAAACACccagtatttttaaagggaGAATTGAGGTGCTTAATTTGATTCTCATCTCTTACTACTGTCTTACACTTTAGGATTTCATCTTGGTAGGCAACTCCCAAATTAGTGCATACATGATCTAGCTTCTCTTGTTAGACAAGCACCTCTTCCCCTGCTTTTGGAACAAGGTATCCACCCCAGGCCTCCCAGATGGGAAGACAAAAGCAAGCTGGGACTCCTCCTTGCCCGTTCAGGACAATCACAACCACTGGCACTTAAAGGCAGTTCCCAGATTCATGATGGGTTAAGAGCTTTTTCACACCTGGTGGGCTGATGTTGCAGACCCTGAAACTGCAACCCTGCCCCTTTGTGGAACTGCTCTCGAACGGTGGTGTACGTTAATGGCAGTAttcaaaattactgaaaaataaaggtttaAACGAATGGAGAGAGATCTGTTTTGTTATAGGGCAAACCCTTAGAAACTTAGTTATAAGTTAGAACATTTACATGgcctataaaaaaaaacaacttaattTTGGCTTTGTCACAGTATGTTTTCCATCTGTTTTCCCTCTTAGATGCAAAAGTACTTCACTGAAGTCTGAAAAGAAAGGCAGTAAATGGTCAGCTGCTACCTCCCTTATAGTACAGACTCTGATGTGATGACTGTGACGTTCTTTCCTCATAGGATAGGAATCTTCCAAGTTACGGTTTATGCAGAACAAGAAAATGCTGCTCAGGAGTGTGTGGAGTGGTAGGAGATATAAGCCCAGAAAGATGAAATACTACTTCTTTGTCTTGTTCTAGCATGGCGCAAGTGTAAGGTAGTGTAGTTTCATTGGGTGTCTCACTACCTGGATAGCCGTTTAAAAGACCCAAACAAACAGATACTTcattaatatgtttttttaCAGTCACACACCTACAGTATTTTAACCTGCAGAAggaattgtttatttttattccattctttcctccttcagttGGCTGAGTAGCTCATGCCAGATGAATGACAAACTCCTCCATCACTGCGTATACACTTTGGTGATATCAATGCACTTTCCTTCGGGGGGATCGTAACCAGGAAGTGGTGGGGTATAATTAGGTCCATCTCTCTCAAAGGGTAAAAGCCCCTCATCTCGTCTGATTGCTGCCTGATACAACTCCTCGGATTCAAGGCGCAGTTCCTTTAGTGCCTCTTGCTGAGCTTCTACAAGGGTCtgaattgctttcttttctgccttatCTTGTTTCTGCTTAAACAAACACCactttttcagaagtaaaactCTTCTTTCAGTCTCCTCAAACGACAGAGGGGGAAGACTTCGCACCCTGATAAAGAGTAAGATAACATTGTAATAGAGAAATAGCCTGCATCCCaaagagcaaattaaaaaaacccaaaacaacagaaaacacccccaccaacaaccaaaaaaaccccaccaaacccagAAGAATACATTTCATTCATGCAATGTCTGTGAGATTTTCCACGGTCCTTCTAACCGGAAATTCATGTTACTGTTTTTTCACTACTTTTAGCAGgagcaaataaaatttgctttccAAATTTTTGTCCTGGTCGAAGTTGGTAAGGTTTTGTACCAAGGCTGGCACTATATTGCagttttgcagagaaagaaattgtGTTTCTAACATGAATGCAAGTGCATGGTGAAAGACAGTCTTACTTACCTGTTGCTCTCTGAGTACTTAAGTGGTGTTATAAAATCCTCAATTGGAATCATTTCTGGGGCAGCTTTTTCCAactttttaatcttctttttcaGGCGATCCTTCTGTGCTTGCTCTCTCTTTACatccactttcttcttcttcttcattgGTTGTGCTctagaaaggaaataattatgTGAATGAAAGAAGATGCTTTGTCATTTAATTCAACACCAGTAGCCTCCACTTTACTTTTCTAAGGACTGTTCCTTCCCATTGCTTAATTTGGTCCCTAATAGAAGGTCCAGCCATTAGCTTTTTTCAGGTAACGTAATTTCCAGGAGACAGTAATACGTCTTGAGATTTTCTGCAGAGAGAACTGTACTTGCCTGAGAACAGCACCCGCCAGTTTTGTGCTGAGTATCAGAACGACCCGAGGAAGTTCCACAAAAATTGAGTTGGAATTGTTTTGTACTAGCTCAGAGTGCAGCAGAGCAGGTGACAGGTTTATCTGCAAATATTGCTGTCATCTTGCGTTTAAGGAGTGAGTGGTTTTacaagtgcttttaaaatttccacaTTTGGAACCAAATTCAAGGTGCAGATGTTACTCTCCTGTTGTACTTCTCCACACAGATCCAGTATACCCTAGACAACATATGCCATGCTCCACAAACACTGATCCTCACAGTGGACCTGTGGGATATTCCTGCTTTGCAGACTGAACAAACAATCTTTATGGTATGAAAGAGTACCTAGCAGCTACCAGGATATGTTAAATCTAGTtgcatcaaaacaaaacatggatACCAAGATGTAACATATATGTAAATGTGGCTGTCTAGTATACCACTTTATAGTAAAGTATTTTTGGTTCAGCTGGGCTGTCATTTCCGTTGTTGCTCAAAAGGGAATTCTGAAGCACAGCATAAATCCAAACATCTCCAACCACATTCTGTGGTTGAGGAAGCAAATACAACTACACACAAGGATAAAGCCATAATTATATAGGTTACCATTAAACTCTCCTCAAGAGGCCAACAGTTCTTAACTAC
This genomic window from Haliaeetus albicilla chromosome 10, bHalAlb1.1, whole genome shotgun sequence contains:
- the C10H22orf39 gene encoding synaptic plasticity regulator PANTS translates to MAGGESWRPPRLCEDYWWEWKHCRGLRHAFHHYYAHGELPACGRWRDDYEACRAWERGRAAAAQEALCKSERARVMEKQKYAPVWTLRKSPPPEWYLPLDQDKQN
- the MRPL40 gene encoding large ribosomal subunit protein mL40; the encoded protein is MLAAAARGLRGARLSSWLPQTVPFRGSHWQTSLLAFRASLPMRAQPMKKKKKVDVKREQAQKDRLKKKIKKLEKAAPEMIPIEDFITPLKYSESNRVRSLPPLSFEETERRVLLLKKWCLFKQKQDKAEKKAIQTLVEAQQEALKELRLESEELYQAAIRRDEGLLPFERDGPNYTPPLPGYDPPEGKCIDITKVYTQ